The DNA segment AGATTTAGACGTAGAACAGAAAATTTTACTTCTATATTGTATGTTATCTTGAATTGACACTTgaacactgttgtgttccggtttgaaggacattgtagccagtgtaactactggacataatgagacttatctcacgtctcaggatggcgaacgtagtggagtaccaaacaatactttgtaattcaaggtattggatggaatttctactgtttatgggcggttgtatcgcttaccataaggcaaACGgtaagctagtctcgtcattcaaagaaataaaaaaaagcaaattcgAAAGGATTCTGTAATACTCAATCTGTGCATTCGCAGTAATAATACAATGTTATGCTCAAATCTACATATTTCATGAACTCGAAGACGCAAGAAACTCCAATCTATTTGAAACTATGGTTTAGTGCAACTAGAAGTTGTTAATGTTTTCGTTATCTGGTTCTTTATGGCAGTGAATTTAGATTGTGTTGTCCTTGCAAGGCATTAGTTTCCGATGATTAGAAACACCAAAAAATGGTTTCTCGAATCTAATGGAATTATCAACACTAATCTAATGTTAGTGTgttgcgtttcgggatcagcttgtgtataccTATCTGGTTGAATCTAATCTAAGTATCAACACTAACCTAAAGAAAGTgagtcgcgtttcgggatcagcctgtgtatatttggttccaacaggccggcataattatgtcgactgcgagggacaatcatctctcgtcagtcgacattctattggaccccactccatttaccgtCAGGGGCAGTGGTGTCAATTTGCTTTGACCATAAAGTTTGAttcaatttaaagtattttttttagagcatttcaataaaaagcttgtttttaaaaaacgtgtttttactattaacttattttaaatagatttagtTAGCATTATACATGTACCGTTATAGGTCGCTAGTGATTTAGGtacttttatttcgggaaaGGCTTTTTATGCGGCCAAAGCCGCGAGTAACAAGTAGTAGTAGATAAagtgaataatatataaaattatgcacCCAGACAATTATTTCAGttttaaagcaatttattaaattggAGGTCTCAAAATATTCGCTGACAGTGAAAAAGCTAGATATTAAACAacgaatattatattcttgagaAACTGATGGTTGCATGGCATGGTTAAAGCATTATCTGGTACAAGTACTTAATTCGTAATACGTTTTGTAGCATCATAAGGCACAGGCCGTTTCAATTGATAACGAGATATATGgtttggaatatttaaataaatattctaactGCTTAGGAagattttctttattacaaagtCTGCGCCACTTCAAGACATGACAAAATAATATGCAAGGCATGGAAGAAATTTCAGTCTAGGTTAAGACATTAGAATAAGAATGCGTTAAGGTAGACGCATTTTATATACTgagaggatttttttttatataatattaaccaAAATATTATAGGATGTGTTTTAAAGGAccgatttattatatttttcatataatattcgtACGAATTCACTGTggaatttaatttcttatttatttcaaaatcaataataattataggtacCTAATCAATTAATTATGTACCAATAACTTAGATAATAaacatcatcattattataagaatagatactattataaataaaataaacaacatcaaaagataaatcataaaaatatacataaattccCATATCGAAAGCTTAGCTCCATATTAAAACGAGTTAATCCATGCGTAACACATCGATAGCAACCAACCGCATGTTTGTTCGATACACTGCTCACGTTGCGTCGCGATAGTGTGGAGAGCTAATGTGCTAAAAGTAAAGTaacttttaaaagataaatGGGACAGAAGTGATTAATGGCtctaaaaacgaaaataaaaagttaaaagatccaatatttcatattctaaAAAGTTTGTACAaaacatcgaagtaataaagtacaaattatCAACACTTCATTGAATCAAGAGTGAATATAAAGCaaaaatggcaaacaaaacCTACAATGATCTGTTGTGTGAAACATCTGAGTTGATAGGCGAAGCCACTCAAGCGGATGAAGCGCTTTTCGAAACCGGCACCGCAGAACGATCGATGCTGCAGCCGCTGCTTTTAGAATTACGTGTGAGATACGCAGTGTTACTCGCGAGATTAGACGCGGTGTATGATCAGATATTGCAGCCACAGAAGCGCTTAATTGTGAAGAGATTACTGGAGGCTTGTCTGGGGAGACTGATGGAAATCAAACACGATTTGGTGGAACTGCATTTGACGGATTTCACTTTTGATGATGACGAGGTAAGCTGCAAGTATGTGGTGTTGGATGGGTTTTGCTCTGTTTGTTACTCTTATGTTTAAAAGTAAGGTTtagattttaagaataaaaatgaagagtttgtttttaattagaaccaaaataattaagaatgggttttattaaaatgcgCCATTTTTTACATTACTGCTAAGtactgtttgtttttatattaataccagATGGATAAATAGGCGAATTCGCGAcatttgtaatcatttttacTATCTTTCTCTCTTTAAATATCTTGTTTGTTCTACTAGTCATCATCCTGTGCCCTACCATAatactacctacctacctattattatatctactaataataatattataagtgagtACCGATTTTCGTATATATTATAGTCTCATAATGGTTGACCAATAAATGACGTCATGTAAAAACTCTTTTCAGGctctaaaaaaattacaagtaaCACCACACGAAGCAGAGCCCTGTATACCGCAATACTTCATAAGAGAGAGAGAAGCTGAGATACATTATAGACGGGAGTTCATCAATAACACCCTGAGGAAGTTGGGACATGAGCCTCCGAAGCCCCAAGTTTTGGTCCTCACTGAACAGCAGGCAgtgctcgtcattcaaagccatgAGAGAGCTAGACAAGGGAGGTTGAGGTATGTTTGGGTTATAccactttatttatttgatcgAAAATTATACAAAAGGCTTGGAATAACCATGATTTTAATTACTGTTTCTCTTCCGTCACGTAATTTGAGAGTCAATGAGATATGTTGTTAGTTTTTTTAGTGTTAGTAATGTTTTTGATGAAACGTATATCAGATAACTTTTCCCAAATTAAGAGTTCATTCATTCAGTTCATTGTGACCAAATATTTTTCCATCATTATTTCTAAATCAAAAAGTCACTAAAATTATGTTGTTAGAGGTCAATTTATGAAAGAAATTCGTCTACTAAAAGAGAAAGGGAGGGACCAGAAAGGCGAAATGACGCCAGCGGCAGCCACAGCGATACAAAAAGTATGGAGAGGGTTCATCGCTAGAAGAGCTACAAGGCGGAGGAAGAGAGATGAACAATTGCTTATTGGAATGGAGCTTCCTCCATATATGGAGTCTGTTGAAATAAAAAGGGCCGAggaagtaagtaattattagcCCTTTTccgataataatattattcaaaataaatacgtgCCCTAGCCCCAAAAGATTAAGTAAAACGGCACTAGTGAAGGCAAAATACATGGCCAGTCAAAACTCTGATTTTTTTCAGCATTTCTGCCaaaatcatattatacataattaatgtcTGCGATCACATAAATTCAAAGATATGAATATGCTACAAACAGGATTTTCACTAAAagacttaaattattaaaccatTCTATAGGTGAAGGAGTACAGGCGAAATCTTCAATTGCAACGTGATGAGGAATACAAGGAAGCGTTGGTTTCCATAGAACAGCAGCTCAGAACTCAACACGGAGTAAGGATTAACGAGCAAATCGGCGACGAACTCAGGAGGTGGATAAAGGAATACTACGAAAGGACTGGCAAGTTCCCGGAATTACCGTCTGAGGAGGCTGGAGGGAGCAGAACTATGTATAGTAGGCAAGGTAAGGATATAtcatgttctatttttaaaacgaacgatatattaaagaaacttttccttttataaatatgacattttataatgatttcttatgttgatgcgaatgttagataattttttaaaattacataacgtATGTGCGATTACAATCTGCTCCGTGACCATGAtggctgcagttttcgaaatgCAAAAATACAACGGATATCCCTAAAAGGGTAAGCAGATAAGCAATTAGCGTACCTATTATTTGccatgtatattccgtcccgtgatctGATGGGGCCAAGCCAAGATATGGAATTAAATGTGACGTCATAATGGTGGCTTGAATCGTTTTATAGTAATACTCTTATGTAAAAGACGTATGTCATCCTGAATGACCTTTACGCctctaatgtatttttataggaaCTAACGTTGATAGTGAATTGAGTAAATCGTCGCCCGTATCGTCTAGAGATTCGAAAAGAAGCAAAGACAGTAAAGACAAAAAAAGCAGTAAAACAGAAGAAAACAAGAACAAAGAAGAAGTAGACGACTTACAGACTTATAAGTGTCGTAATTCTGCATTTTTGCAGGACATGGTCAATGCTAATGAAGAGTAAGTTATTTTATCTGTAAAAATTCCTAAGATACTGTCACTATAATATTGTCATACTGTCATTCATCAACATGATGATGAGTGTTTTAAAAGTAGAATTTTAACCTTAAAATAATAGGTTACTATTACAATTGCACATGCAATTTATCTACGCAAATAAAGCTCTGTGAAAGTGGGATTTTAAACACGAAATTCTACCTTATTTAAAACGGTAAAAGGTGCGTcaatgaacaaaatattatgattatgacacataataaataatcacacaataaatacaaatcGATAAATACCTCATTTGTTAAGATCGGTTCAGTAGGCGCGACGTTAGAGTGGAACATATAATGGAAATATACGTATCTAAGGTTTTAAAATCATTCAGAGACAGCTCCTCTCTCTATTTTAATGCAACAAGATATCTCGAGGCCATCCCATGTGCGTTGAAGAAGGCTACCGCGGGTTTTGGTAGGTATTCCGGTGTAGTGTATACATAGGGTTAGAGACTCGTTCCTATACTCACTTGGATGATGCTTTACTGCCGAATGTCGACATTGGACCGCAAGACTGGTAAATCAACATAACGTTCCACTCGTCCCCTTAATGATAGTAGCGATAAAGCGTATTTATTCCCGGAGAAAAAGATGCTACAATCATTACATTCCCTTGCATTGCCGTAGTtaggtaaaatatattctttaaaatcatatttaagaCTCCTATCTACTATCAAAAAATGATAATTCTATAGAGCAGGTCTTAAATAACTGTCTGTCGCAAGCAGAATTTATATATGCAAAGTTGGATGTTTGAATACACAAAGTTTACATCGTTCATAATCTGTTTTATACTTGTTTGGTACATATTTAATGGTAAATAGGCGCAGACACCTCGGAGTGTTTAATTTTCGTACTTACGCGTTACACTTTGAAATTTTGAACGAGTCAAAAACATGTTCGTGTAACTTTTCCATGTGttgaaatgaattatttcaGCCTCGGTAATTTGGAATTtgctgttataatttttttggatacatattattgtaaatggACTTTCGagagtctataattttattgttgataaaaattaaattgatttactaCTTAGATTTGAGGATATCTGGAAATTCAAACCTGACGCTGATGATACCCATGAAAGATATCACAAAGATATGATCGAGAGGGAAAAGATGGTTAAAATAGAACAAGAAATAAGAAACGTAGTTGATGAAATGATGAGGAGTGAGTTAGAACTATTGCAAGCAGCGTTTGACAGAGATCGTGCTCATAAAGGGAAGAAAGCAAAGAAGCCCCAGAAAAAAgtaattgttttcattaaagttctgttaattaacatttttgtggTCTAATGTATGATCTAAAAACTTAGGGTTCATTTCATACGTAAATGATCCCCAAATCCAAAATCAAGTATTATGATTTCAAAACAGTAGCTATTATGTGATTTCACTGGTTACACGAGTAAAAGTTTTGAAAAAATGTTCAAAGGTTCGTCGTGGCGGTAAAAAAAGTAAGAAGAAGAAGGAAAAAGACTTAACACCAGACCGAACCACTGAATCACTATTTGAAGAACTAGTCACTAATGGAATTATCAAACCTTACCCAATTGTGAAGATCGATGATTTTATCGGCGAGAAGTGCTATGTAGGAGGAGAATGGAGGAACCAAGGGAAGGAAGCTGCTCCTTGCTTGGGTGATATCCGTCAGCTGGTTAAAGAGTACTGCATTTTGCCTCTAGGTTCGGAACACGTTAGGGCCCAAGCGCCTTTGGTGCGATCTGTTCTTATAACAGGTACTTAAATCCGTTTTATGATACCTTTAACCCCTTAAATGATCATGTCGAGTGGAAGGTGATTCATCCTCTACTTTCTTGTGTTTCGGGTGagtatatgatatttataactGGTATGCGCGAGGATTAAGTAATCGaatacattacaaaattttatactcATTTGTTGTATACAAACTCTACTTGTGCAACCAATATATTGATGTATctaaaaatgtaataacgtaaatactaaaaatgtaaatactatcatatttttcatttctagGTCCCTCTGGTAGTGGCAAGAAACTTTTGATTCACGCAATCTGTAGCGAGGTTGGTGGTACGCTCTTTGACCTCACACCAGCTAATATCGTAGGCAAATATCCAGGAAAAACTGGACTGATCATGTTGATACATCTGGTTATGAAAGTATCAAGGCTACTACAACCATCTGTTATCTGGATGGACGAAGCAGAGAAACCGTTTGTAAAGAAGATTCCAAAGACAGACAAAACTGATCCTAAGAGGTtgaaaaaagatttaattaaaattataaaaggtgtgtaaaattttcaatatctcTATCAGGCTCAATAGTAGCTCCTTCCGTAGTTAACTGTGGTGACGTATTAACTGTTACTATACAATTAATTCTAAGACACGTAAGGTGTAATAAAATAAGGCTacgtataaaaacataattaaccgtcgaacatttattttcaaagcATTGTAGTGCGCAAGACATTGTCACTGTGAATTAAATACCAACTCCCAATACTCAGTAGTCATCAAGGACATCTATCTATGACTAAAATAGCTATTATCGCTCTATGACAAGGTCTAAAATTGTTAGTTTATGTTTGTGTTGACTTTACTAGATGACTGTAAGTACATTTTGATTTGATTGGAAATATACTTACTATCATACCAATAAAGTGACTTGTCAtactctaaaaatatttttttctaggtaTTTGTCCCGAAGACCGGGTTCTCTTCGTAGGCACGTCAAGAAGTCCATGGGATGCTGAACAGAAACTGCTCTTTCAATGCTACCAGAAAGTGATTCAAATACCGCGAGCTGATTACGGCAGCATTTCATTGTTATGGAGGATGAAACTCCACAGAGCTGGTGCAATGTCTCCAAGGCTTGAAATATCTTGCTTGTCAAGAGTATCTGACTCTTATACAATTGGTAAGGATTTATTGATGAGATTTgcatattccaaaaaaaaaattacccgcttaaaaactatttttcgaataaaagtcctgctatcaCGTTGCTGGCATAAAAAGTAGgacgtatataaaaatactagcttttgcccgcggctccgcccgcgttataaagtttttcaggctaaagttttccgttataaaagtagtagtttcccgggagcctatgttcttcccagggtctcaaactatctccatatcaaatttcatcttaatacgttgggtagtttttgagtttaacacgttcagccagacaaatgcagcgggggactttgttttataatatattttttagaactttttaagaggaacaatcccgtcatacatcattgttgcatatctttaaccgtttacgcagcgcaggcaacggaagctctcaaaactaataattttctctatttttgcaacatgtttcattactgctccgctcctattagtcatagcgtgatgatatatagcctatagcactccaggaacaaagggctatccaacgcaaaaagatttttcagtttggaccggtagttcctgagatgagccattactgctccgctcctattgggtatagcgtgatgatatatagcctatagcactccacgaacaaagggctatccaacacaaaaagaatttttcgatttggaccggtagttcctgagattagcgcgttcaaacaaacaaacaaacaaacgaactcttcagctttatataatagtatagatttggtaCATGGTCTACCTGCTtgctattttatacaaattcgtTTATCGGATTATgcatttacttataacaaacatctTCATCAACTTTAGACGACCTAGGGATCGAGCCCTGgtctttattttagtaaatccgtaaaatagttttatttcaatgtctaacattcgcgaaacataaaaattcattaaGTGAACGAGGTTGTTGAATATTACGGAGGCGCATATGATTTTTCTGGAATTGTTATTTACATTCAACTAGAATGACTATCAGGAGACTCACATGAAgcttcattttataaaaaaaacccgAAACGAAATATTTATAGACAATATGATGTGTACCCAAAAATCATACGCACTGACACCCTACtataacaatatacaaaatagtacattttattataggATTACAATGATTCGTGAAACATTATGCCAAGTGCTGCTATTACCTTGAGAGAATTAGTAATACGCCATCAAATTTTCAGTCTATGTGTCACTTATTTGAAAGTTAACCCCTGTGATGTCACCTAACTTTACATTACCTAAAGGAAATTGCGggatgaattattttataacctaTTTGCAAAAACAGTATATTACCGAAGAAAGAAAATGCGGAAACTAGTTTACATTCTTTACGACTTACAAACTTGtgcaatattttcatatttcacaAACTTAAcggtttaaagttttaataataaccgtgtttttattttaattgcttcaTTGGTTTAGTGGTAGCATGTTGGCCGTGGAAAAAGTTAGTAAAACATAAAACGGAACTACGGCTACGATtctatcaattatttatttaaagttgtcCTGTATCGGTGTGTTTGGTTAAGCCGATATGGTTGGTTGAAATTTCTTGATCTATTATTGGTTGATCTGTGATTTAGtcgatgtattaatttacattaatttttcGATTAGGCTACGATTCTAAAACTTAACCAATAAGCAAAACATTGTACTGAAGTTTTATACTTTACTTTTTTACGGAGAACAAATATAAGCAAGCGAAGTCACGAAAATGCTTAGATATAAACAATTTCGCCTTCTCAGGTACGTTACTAGAAGCGCTGGATGCTGTGTTGACCACTAAAAGGAGGTTGCAGCTGCGAGTGAGAGCGTTGACAGCGCAAGAAATAGCAGTACAGCTTAGTTCGAAAGAGCCTGTTTATGCTGAGCAGGTAAAGCAAAATTTGTATTATAGCGCGataatttgtttactattttgtTGCGTCTTAGGTCTATTATCCTACACCCATACTGAGAGGTAGGAAATTTGTATCCACCACGATTTTGATCACCAGACATAACGTGTAAAACCTGCCGCAGTAGCCCAAGTAAGTGTGACGTGTTTCTAGGATGAGTCTGCGTTTATTAAGTTTCAACtaagccagcataattgtttcgagTGGCAATTGATTATCTCGTTAGTTCACACTTTATTTGATCCTCGctccgcttaccattaggcgcaGTTTTGTTGTTTTCGTGACCATACAAAGAAAGATGTAGACCTTACTCACCAATTATGCTGGTCTTGTGCAGCCCGCGCTACCCGTCGTATTTTTCATCTTTCATGCAGTTAAGCATTTTGTATTACGTTTACTTAATCTTTCAGATCGGTACTTATGAACTCCTCTAATAATCCGTGTGTATCTTCTATGTCCTTGATGAACTTGATAATGAATCTCAGAACATGCCCTAAAAGATGCTACCAGAACAAAGAGACGATTTCAAGCTATAGTGCTTACGTAATAAAACCCTAAGCCAATTGTCCATTTGATTGAGCCTAGGTGATTCCATCGCCACTCACAGACGCTTGCGGTAGTAATTGAGCGGTTTGGGCACGGCGCGTAGCCGTTGTGGTTTCAGCAAACGACAACCTAGTGTCCCTTCGTTTAGTGTTTCAGTGGATGTAGGTTAAAGTGCGATTTTGTTGCTGCAGAGTTCATACGGCAGCGCGATATTTGCAATTGTATGAAAGATTATTGGTCTCATACGAATTAATACTGTAAGGAAATGCCGTTTGACGCGTCCTTTTGAATCGCACCTTTAGTCTTTGGATAAGCCTTCCAATTTTCTAGATAagtagaaacataaaaaaaaaaaaattcagtttgaatataaatcaaacatattattGCATTATAAATAGCTTACTTATCATAGTAATcatcaaaatttttaattccCGTATATAAtatgtctatttttatataaaatccgGAGAAAGATACTGCTTCGATTTATAGCGCTTGTTGAATGTTCAATGTATTCTTTTTGCTAAATTAGATGCTTCTCAAATCCCTGCTTACATCTTTTAGGTGCGAGTAAATCtatgtaaatagaaaaaaacaacttgCAATGCTAATATCACTGTATTTTCCTTCTAGGATGCTCTAGCAGAAGCATGGTGGTATAAAACACCATTAGAAAGAAGACGACAGAAGGCGTTGCAGCGCCTCCAAGAACTGCAGATGGAAGCAGATGAAAGAGCTGCAGCTAAATGAGAGAACATCATCTTAGTTTAATTTCTAATTACAGTTATGgtcttttttatgtaataatatgacTGAAGGAATTATTGCGTGTTTAAGAGTAAGTAGCACGAATTTAGTAGTAATATCAGGTTGTAATTTAGACTTTAAGGATTGTATTTGAATAAAGTAGACTTGAGTAAGAATTACTGTTAatgaatttcatttttttagtTGTTATATACTAATCAACCTCGCTCGAAATTCCTTAGTGCTGTTTTAATgagacaattataattaataacgaaTGTTACCTTCCTTAATTTCAATATGtaggaatatttttaagtattaatttgTATGGTTTCtaattatgtaaacattttatatcattaaatatgtttgtttcatacaaaaatatacgtCATTTACCTCCGAAAGTGTAGATAGAAGCGTATTGGTACAACTTATTTTCACTGCGTGTATTCTCATTATGTGATGGAGGCCTATCGTCGTACAGACACATATACCAGACTCTGGGCTAATTATTGTgtagaaaacccaataccaTATTGGTCGACCAGAGATTCGGATCCGACACCTCAGAGCGGAAGGCGTACGtacacaatacaactatgctaccgaggcagtctctggttgtttttttttattaaatttcagcATAATACGTTATTTGACTACACATTAAAACATAGTACTGGTGATAGTTCTCTCATatgggagtccgcctgggtagataccatcgcaatgtctacttctgccgccaagaagcagtgtgtactcactgttgtgttccggcttgaagaacattgtagttaCTGGTAACTGATATAATAAGTCTTAATATCTCATGACcgaggatggtgagcgcagtggaatactattTGCAATTCAagtgttggttggtgtttctattCTTTATGGGTcgtatcatttaccatcagacgaactgcaagctcgtctcgtcattcaaagcataaaaaaaatactatggaATCGTTGAATCGATTTGGAAATACCAACCGAACCCGATTCCCAAACGGTGCAGCCGCAATCGTTGATAAAAGCCTGTGGTTCTTCAAAGCTTCAACATACGTCAATGGTTTCGTTTTCAGTTTTAATTCGTATAAGTTAGTTGTTCACTGAATGGAAAAACAAAGCCATTTTATACTGGCGAGATGAGTATGTCTGACTGTAAAGCAACGactgccaataaacagtaggaacattTTTTAAAGACTAATAATGTTTTGTGTTATTAGTTGGTGCACAATTGATAGTCtaagtaattttgaatttactatTGTTTTAAAGATTATAGCTCACGTTGTGATTGCTTATAACcagagttaatattaaaatgaatataggTATAACTTTctgtatatttaaaagtattattgtaAACACCGTTAGCAATATTTAACCATTGAATAAATAAGGCTGCGTGGCACTGGATTGCACTATTCCGAGACAGTATAATATGTGAAGTAAAATGTTTGATTATACAAGCTATGGAGTCTTTGCAGATGTCAAAGACAATGACTTAAAACCACCTTCAATAGTTGATGCTATTTGAATCAACCACAGTAGCTGAACTGGttctttgctggtggtaggatatatttaagattcgcccggatagtgacAACCGTATACAAGGAGTTAGACCCACCATAATGGCCCAAGAAATTTGTcgtgttccggaatcagcctgtgtatgtgaTTCCAACAGGCcctcataattgtgtcgactggcgatgtGTAtatctctcggcagtcgacattctatagcaTCCCTCTCACtaacaatcaggtgcagtggaatgaCATTGCCAAGCCCGCATGAAAAAAAACAGGCCAAAGATGATGACTGTGTTTCGAAATTAGCGCATCCAAAAATTTACCACGatgtctttataatttattttttttattaaaagttttaagtCTTCATCTAACACAAAATTAACAGACAAAGGCGTAACAAAAATCAATCCTCGAAAACTTATTTTCCACTTCCGAAAGGcacattaaaattcaaaaaaagaaaaagtccacgagaaatattttcaaataaaaagtgCTTTTTACTTACGAACTTACTCAGGGATTCTTTGCAGCAAAAAGGGGTGCTTTAAGACGGGAATTTTACACCTGTTTTGGTTCACACGGGCCTTTTTCGTTGAGAATGGCAAAATTAGAGACGGTACTATCAGATTGAGAAACCATGTAGTCTGACTATAAGAAGATTCAAGGGTAAGATGTATGTATGTCCTAATTTGAAACAGGATAATTCTCCCTCAGTTGGTGTTTATTAGATAAGtgtgcaattttatatttaaacgtatgaattaaaatattaatgaacgAATCGTGGGTCTAGTTGTTGCTTTTATACGCTGGGATATCAAGGTGTTATTACCACCTTTTACTATTAATGTGACTTTTAAGGTTATTTTGCTTATTTGACACCAAATAAGTGTTTAGTTGTAACAACTGAATCAAACATTttagaacattatttttttgaacaTATTATAAACTGGGCagatatcttattatttttttgatattataaaataaatcccccactgcatctgtcgcgataaactcaaacacTATCGAATagtttttgatgaaatttggatAGGACATGGGTCACTTTTTCCCCTATAAAATGTAAAGCGGGACTTTAACCCGGAACAACTCTTTAACgcaggtgaagccgcgagctcaacctactataaaattattatggacAAATATAAAACGATAATCTTCGTccgatttttaaaaatctattttcttACGAATAGATTGTTCGGGAGAATTCTGTCTCACCCCTTATCTTGACAAAGTACATGACCGCCTCTTGCGTTTACGTTCAGTACTCTACCCATTAAAAGATTTTCCGCCACCGGCTA comes from the Manduca sexta isolate Smith_Timp_Sample1 chromosome 13, JHU_Msex_v1.0, whole genome shotgun sequence genome and includes:
- the LOC115446443 gene encoding dynein regulatory complex protein 11; translation: MANKTYNDLLCETSELIGEATQADEALFETGTAERSMLQPLLLELRVRYAVLLARLDAVYDQILQPQKRLIVKRLLEACLGRLMEIKHDLVELHLTDFTFDDDEALKKLQVTPHEAEPCIPQYFIREREAEIHYRREFINNTLRKLGHEPPKPQVLVLTEQQAVLVIQSHERARQGRLRGQFMKEIRLLKEKGRDQKGEMTPAAATAIQKVWRGFIARRATRRRKRDEQLLIGMELPPYMESVEIKRAEEVKEYRRNLQLQRDEEYKEALVSIEQQLRTQHGVRINEQIGDELRRWIKEYYERTGKFPELPSEEAGGSRTMYSRQGTNVDSELSKSSPVSSRDSKRSKDSKDKKSSKTEENKNKEEVDDLQTYKCRNSAFLQDMVNANEEFEDIWKFKPDADDTHERYHKDMIEREKMVKIEQEIRNVVDEMMRSELELLQAAFDRDRAHKGKKAKKPQKKVRRGGKKSKKKKEKDLTPDRTTESLFEELVTNGIIKPYPIVKIDDFIGEKCYVGGEWRNQGKEAAPCLGDIRQLVKEYCILPLGSEHVRAQAPLVRSVLITGPSGSGKKLLIHAICSEVGGTLFDLTPANIVGKYPGKTGLIMLIHLVMKVSRLLQPSVIWMDEAEKPFVKKIPKTDKTDPKRLKKDLIKIIKGICPEDRVLFVGTSRSPWDAEQKLLFQCYQKVIQIPRADYGSISLLWRMKLHRAGAMSPRLEISCLSRVSDSYTIGTLLEALDAVLTTKRRLQLRVRALTAQEIAVQLSSKEPVYAEQDALAEAWWYKTPLERRRQKALQRLQELQMEADERAAAK